In the Triticum aestivum cultivar Chinese Spring chromosome 2B, IWGSC CS RefSeq v2.1, whole genome shotgun sequence genome, ctgttggccgcccgcaatccacgcactcaaccccgagatcaaggtaggcacaagggcggtgatcgtcgctccgagtcgttgttccacttgctcttggacaatctccggaatccgcgccacctgtgccttgagttcttgaacctctcgcgcctggctttccgagctggtctttttctccttccgcacaccagcggtatagtatgacccccattttgtcgacaagcctttgccggccacacgaccagctgacgtcggcttactgagcttatccttgttcttcattatattgaaccccctatttagagtggtgtcccaagggttgctcttagtcgaccccgcgctactgctttcagtcgcctgcggaaggaatgtgaaccatttagaaattcggcttcattaattagaatgcaaccatatggagctaattacgcgggggtgtattccttaccagaacaagctcaagccgcctggtcttcggatccgtggtaagccatgcattagtcacaagtacgccggggcacttgatcctacttaattaactactaagataccccggcctatgcattagtcacaagtaccccatatgtcctatttttagcaaagtcatgctaaaattcacggaaaatttcagcatgacctttgctgaaaataggacatatgaagtacccgaatttgccggaacggaagttaatcgacattccggcaaactcaagggcctctcggggtacctgcaaaatcatcacgacacgatggtcggagacaaaacccagcaaactagcaaaatcatcacaaattgttttctgttaaagatgatcatcatctttacaagtctttctcaatgtgatcacaagtaattcagaggcatcacaagtaattcagagcatcacaaggcattagtagttcagtacatgaacaagttttacaaacccatataagaacaagtgaattctagtcccattgacactcctggttttctacaaacaccaagtactagggcacacaaaagttctgaaatttgtgtgcctaactgaattaactgaattttcagtaaccgaataaactgaattttcaaaactgcaagaagccaattaaaaaaaatccaacaacactagaactgagctgattgacagtagttttgttcactgttatgaagagaaacttcttcttgtaagaaaggacttcgcgtgtggtttggaatattcagaaatcaagttgaaatataaaaccatatagaggtaggtatgctacaagtctacaacatatatactaattaatcaactgcaatcaggagacagtttcttcttctaaGTCCATCTCACGGTTCGCTGAATTAAGAAAAATACATCATCATTTCAGAAAACTTATGCAAACTACTCAAaacaggaagaagaaaaaaaacacatTTCAGAAGGAAAAAACTTTTGTATAGCTAGAATTCAGAATGCATTCAACAATCCAAACTTTTGTATTTCCTGGATAACAAACAGTAATGATCTCTAGCCCTGACATTCATTTATTCATTCTTCTAGTAAATAGGTGCATAAATGTTCTTGCCGAATGGGTTTATTTTTTGTTGATCTATATGCTCATATATGCAGACGAGGCTAGCCACTTTTCTGCCACTCATATGCCACTGATAAAAAAAATGAACTTTCACCAGTAAGTTGTAACTTGGCAGCCAGTCAGTTTATACAACAAAGATAATCATATATTTCTATGAACACTAGACGCCAATCTGAGGATAAAAAAGCATCTACTAGTAACTAGTGCATATGATCATCACTAGCCCATAATAGTAATTAAGTTTTTTTTGTAGACAAACAACATGTTTATCTTTCAGGCATCTACATCTCAGAGTGTACCGAACAAAACCCAGAGCTTGGTGCTAGTGCTCTGCTGCTCAAATTGGGTCGAGAAGCATCTACTAGTAACTAGTGCATATGATCATCACTAGCCCATAATTCGTGTACTCCAAAAATTCAAGCAATTGTACCAAATTTTGAAAGAGATTTTTCCAATTTATATTTAAATAGAATTGGGGTATATACCTTGGAATCCTCCTAATGGAAACAGCACTAACTGGCGTCTCTATTTCAGCACGAACTGTCAGAAGacttttgacctaaataatatttaAATGGTTCTAAGTTAGTAAAGTACATAAAGAAAGATCATCGAGTAATTCTCCATGGCATAATTTTTACCTACCAACAGGAGACCTATAACATTTCTAGGGTTTCCTGAATACACAGGTACACGGCTGTGGCCCCGGGCAAGAATTGTACCAATTGTTTCCCTGTAAATACAAGTAAAGAAGgttcactataaataacagtatgtGATGAGCATGTCAAAGGTTGCATAGTGGAGTCCTCTCGATATATACTATTCACAACTGTTTATTAATTATAGTATCTAGGTCAAACTTTAAAATGATTACATCACCGAAGTAAAGAACCACAGATAGACAAAATGGTAAGGGAATTCAATCAGGATCAATGGAATATGCTTGCTAGAAGaaccaacaaaattagaagcagaaAATGGCACAAATGGACAATGCAAACTGCTCATTGCAACCTTTCAACTAAGGACTTAATATTTCAACGAATCTAAAACTAATATGATTCAACTTTGTTATTTGCCATCAATAAGCATACACACACTGACCAGAATCAGTGGAATGGAGAAGGAAGCAAGCATGTGAGAGGAGGCTATGGACTTGCGGAATGGAGAAGTAAGGAGGAGGTGGTCGTACCTTGGGCGTCTAGTCTAGGTCCTGCGGCGCCGTGGCGTCGAGGGAGGCGGGTCGACGGTGGTGTGGATGGGGCGGGGTCgaggtggggcagcggcgtcggggcggggtcgaggcggcgtcgggggcgggcgtccgggcggcggggtcggggcggcgtccgggcggcggggtcggggcggcgtccgggcggcggggtcggggcggggtcgaggcggcgtcggcgcggcgtccgggcggcgtccgggcggcgaggagagggcgagggagggagagggcgagggcgagggcgagggcgagggcagcggcggcggcggcggtggatcgagagggagagaactggcgagggggatcgggcgaagggggatcgggcgaaggggggatcgggcgaaggggggccacaatactaatggcgcacctcaccgtggtgcgccattagcatgtccatactaatggcgcacctcaccgtggtgcgccattagtattttttttatttcaactcgagccaaaaggttatgtagtaccagaacctatctatgtcaagcccactctactagctcgactggtcagcagccagttctcacaccaggaggtcctgggttcgactcccaggctccacaaattttttttagcatttaaaaagctgtttgatacttatttatgtttaaatatgttcaaacttgtttaaataataacagtaatatttttttataagacagtagcatttaaaaagctgtttgatactaattttttttataagacggtgcgcggggtgcggggggtcggcggcggcggttgagtaggggaatcgagggtgcggggggtcggcggcggcggccggtggactgggggggtgctcggcggcgaggggggccggatctggcgaggtgggatagcgatcgagatggagggggatcgagatcgagtgtccatgaaatttaaaaatattcatgatagttcaaaaagtacccatgaaatacaatcgagaaatgaaggctacgatttaaatacaatcgatcttagctagctatctgttcacaatcttcttgcccttctttttcgcaaatggagttcttctgtggaacggacgtcctttaggtagggtggtcctgcttcttcttgtggtgtatgctgctacttcatcatcgtcgtcatgttcgatcctcgggtcgccgtacttgtcgaagtcttgctcattggctactccatccattccgatgatcttccttttgcctctcctcacgacaacacgactgggctttggcgggtcggtaatgaagaagcattggtccacttgggaagccagtacccatggctcatttttcgcggtgacgtttgcgcccgcggtcttggatttggcttcgggtataaccatggtggtgaaataccggtcttcttttatgacgttcttggcccatctgacacggaacatcgggaccttctctccagcgtagctcagctcccagatctcctcgatccttccgtagtatctgtccttgtcgttaccggtgtaggattccatcgttaccccggagttctgataaccatcgctcttcatgtccttggcctcggtgtagaatgtgtagccgttgatatcgtacgcctcataggtcatcaggttgtgctcggcgccctgtgacaaggcgaatatgagttgttcttccgcggaagaatcctcatgtaaagggtacgacagaagcttatgcttgaaccaacgcgtgaaacatgagttgtgctctttgagtgtatctccgtccgtcctctgttggcctcggtcattgtacgtctttttaataaaggttttgtgctctaccacccaaggatcgaccacgtctatgtgttgtagcgcgactaggtttgctctttcaaagtcggcgagtcgaccctcgaagtcgacatgcatttcgcggcgaccctcacggtgaccccatccagcgagcctgccgaggtgcctgttgacgggcagaccaacggggttctcgatgcctagataattcgtgcagtaggagatgcactcttcggtcagaaagcccctggctatgcttccttctggacgtgacatgttgcgaacgtatcctttgatgacaccattcatcctttcgaacggcatcatgctgtgcaggaacgtcggcccgagttggatgatatcctccactatatggaccagcagatgcaccataacgtcgaagaatgcgggcgggaagtacatctcaagctcgcatagtatcaccacgatctcttcctgtagccttctgagttgcctcacgccaatcgacttccgagagatgacgtcgaagaagttgcataggccaaatagcgtttcacggacgtgcgcgtccatgatcccacggattgcaactggaagtatctgcgtcatcagcacgtgacagtcgtgagacttcatcccgctgaacttctgcttcgctgggtctaggtatctgcttatcttccccgcgtaaccgtaaggaagttttactcctaggaggcaggtgaaaaactgctcgatctcctcctgacttagagtgaagcacgcgggagggtagtcatttccggtcttcttggcctttttgcctttgcgacgactttctgtgtcctgcttcgcctcatcatcatcatcatcatcatcatcatcatcatcatcatcatcatcatatatagcgtgaagctcctgcctgatgcccattgatttcaagtctgcccttgctttcggcccatctttggtcctctctggcatgttgagcagggtaccaagcagactctcgcacacgttcttcgtgatatgcatgacatcaaggctgtgaggcacacggtggatcttccagtacggcaagtcccagaaaacagacctcgttttccataccttcagcagcggctctggcgcctttcgcttctttcccggctctggcgccttttgcttctttcccggcagtgggcagtctttccaatttttcaacagcttgtctatttcctcgccgctcctcgtacacgggcgttttcggggttcggtttcaccatcgaacagatccttgcgtttcctccacgggtcatcgtcgcgaagccaccttcgatgtcccatgaacacggttttcgaagacccgggatctctatctagctggcgatacattgtgtcatccatgcaccttacgcatccagaaaatccgtggactacctgccccgcaagatatccgtaaccgagatagtcgtgcaccgtcgtgagcagtgcggctctcatagggaaatattctttctctgcggcgtcccacgtattggctggcgttttccacagcgtgtcaagctcctctttcagcagccccagatacagattgatgtcgttccctggttgtttcggcccttcaattagcatactcatgtgaatgtacttcctcttcatgcacaaccaggggggaaggttgtacatccacacaaacacaggccaggtgctatgtgtgcttctctggctgccaaacggattgactccatcggtgctcgcgcccagcacgatgttccttggatcgttcccaaattctgggtattcgaagttcaatgcttgccactggctcgcatccttagggtgactcagcatcttgtcttttttatctatctccggatcatttgcgtcatcttctcgcttcttctcctccctatccgcgtgccaacgcaggagctttgctaccttaggatccgcgaaataccgctgcagacgaggagtgatcggaaagtaccacaccacttttcgaggagctttcttcctcttcttgtatcgagtgacaccgcacaccggacatattgtagactccgcgtgctcgtcccgataaatgatgcaattgttcatgcacacatggtatttcacgtgcggtaaatccagaggacacacgattttctttgcctcctccaaactggtcgggcacttgttccccttgggaagacgttcgtgccagaatgacatgttctcgtcgaagcatgcgtcggtcattttgtgttttaccttcatctccagagccatgagcgttactttcaggcgggtatcctcgggcctgcatccttcatacaacggagtaaccgcgtctaactcaagttgatccatcttggctttctctcgggcggcagctcttgcgttatccgtctgcttgagaagcagctcttgaatatgagggtcctgcacccagcccatcgatggtccaacgtcgtctgctccgccggcatcatcatcatgtcctgcatcttctacatgatgactgtgtacagcatcaccgtcgtgatcatctcctggggattcttcgtcttctcgcccccccccccgagccgcggtggttgtcttgctgcccttcctcatttcttgcccggcccccatgaacgacttcgtagtcatcatcatcaccttgccaccgatagccatccatgaaaccacgcaagagcaggtggtcccgcacctgcccggaatccgggtccgcaataaggctattcagcttgcatcttcgacacggacatcttatctccgtctcgttcttttgaagcatctcggccttcgcggacctcaaaaacctattcacgatgccttcggtcatcgtgcggaccatggtcgcctgcggggtagagcaaaacgatattttagaaccaagaaaaaatttggcatgactttccctaaaaataggaccaaaaagaatgcttaatgccaaaattctcgccgaaacggaaatgaatcaacattccggcaaaatattggcaactatcgcatttcaaataccggtacacctccaaacacaaacacatatgcaacaccacaaacatatgcaacaccacgaacatacatagatctagctaggccataaaaagtgcatgtgcacattgtttgtagggagaacaacataaatatagcttccccccttacttacctagcaaaacaaggtaacttaaccacttaatttgaatgaatctatggtggaaatgaggtgaaaaagaggaggcacccgagacaaggaggaggcggtggagagaatgaagtggggagaaagtgagtgtgggaggagaggctgtccaaaatatcttgttgctgcccacttactaatggcgcaccagcaacaaatgcgccattagtaatccaggttactaatggcgcaccccctggcggtgcgccattagaacttttgcaaaaaaaggaataaaagcaataataaaaaaataacattagtggcgcacctcctggatggtgcgccattactagttacaactagtaatggcgcaccaccaggggatgcgccattagtatgtttggacaggcgcactagttcaaaaaaaaattggtactaatggcgcaccgtggtcagggtgcgccattagtagtttcaacactaatggcgcatcagagggtggtgcgccattagtatatactaatggcgcaccacttgtctggtgcgccattagtgtcatttccatctatagcccttttcctagtagtggttgttCCATGAGCATGTTTAAATGTTGCACTGTTTGGTGATTTTGATGGGCCCAAAGAGAAAAAATGTTACACATATATAATTTTCATGGGTGGTTCCATCTTGCATGGATCAAGAAACATATATCTCACATTTAAATAAGACTGAATAGCCAGCGATGACCAACTGGATGAAATTATCATCTGACAAAGGAAACATACACACTCGATGGCATATCCAAAATTGGATCGATCACAAACAGAAAAAACTATGATTCAATTTATTTCTAGCGATCGAATGATAATTATATATTTATTAGAGCCTTAAGTAGTCTAGCGCAGTTTGGGGTGATAAGGCCGACTTGAGCATGGTCCTGGATGAGCCAAATAGCTCCTCTGCCTTGACGGTCCTATACCGTGGTGGACCACTCCCGTCGACGACCACTGGCCCGCACAATGTCGCCATATTTGCCCTGAAGAAGCACACCACTGACACTCTGGGACCTGCACTGTTGGACACCACACGGTGCACAACACTCTTGAACCTGTCGTTGGACACCAATTGTAGGAAGTCACCCACATTCACTGCCAGTGCCCCTGCCATAGCCGGCACCTTCACCCACACCTGTTGCTGCTTGTTGTCATGGACGAGCAATTGTAGTCCATCGACAGTACCGTCCTGGAGCACCACAGTGAGGAAGCTGGCGTCGGAGTGCCTAACAGCACCCAACGTGAGGTGCGGCTCCGGGCACGCTGGGTAGTAGTGGCAGCCCAGGAGTAGCGCATCTAAGCAACCTGTTTCCTCCTCCATATAGTCATGCTGCAACCCTAGAGCCTCAGACATTAGCCCAAAGAGGACATGGCCCAATTGTCGCATGAGCCTCGTGTACTCTGGCATAGCCCCCCTACACATCGGTGGGAGGACCTCCTCCACCAGCTGGTCTGCATCATCGATGTACAAGGTGTCACGCCACTTGGCCGCAGGGGATCGGAATAGGTCTGCATTGCCACTATACCTAACGCGCCTCCCCTCGCTCCGTGTGTAGTAGGGCTCCTTTTCCTTCACTGGCCCCTCGTGGAAGCCCTTTACCGCTGCTAGCGTGTCCGACATGGTCGCCTCTGGCACGCCATGATTAACCACTAGGAAGAAGCCCAACGTTTCCACAGCCGCCTTCACTGCGATGACTACCTCTGATCGGTGGCCCAAGAGATCAATAACCGGGATGAAAATATTAGTGGACAGAGGTGCCAATGGGGCGAAGGCCTCTGGAGGGTGGTGGAAGATGGTCGGAATGGAGGTGATACCAGAATCGATGATGCCTTTTACACCGGCCTTGGTGTCGTCGAACTTCTTGAGGGCACGGAGGTGATCATGGTCAGAGTTGGGGGCCATTGGCAGATTATTGGAGGCTACCGCTTAGTAACACTTTGCGTCTATGAATAGTTTAGTTTAGTATAGTATATATAGATGGTTCTAACCAATCTTAGAGTATTAATTGAGTATCTGCATCCCTCTATACAACATATGAGAGTATAAATTGAG is a window encoding:
- the LOC123041119 gene encoding 1-aminocyclopropane-1-carboxylate oxidase homolog 1-like encodes the protein MAPNSDHDHLRALKKFDDTKAGVKGIIDSGITSIPTIFHHPPEAFAPLAPLSTNIFIPVIDLLGHRSEVVIAVKAAVETLGFFLVVNHGVPEATMSDTLAAVKGFHEGPVKEKEPYYTRSEGRRVRYSGNADLFRSPAAKWRDTLYIDDADQLVEEVLPPMCRGAMPEYTRLMRQLGHVLFGLMSEALGLQHDYMEEETGCLDALLLGCHYYPACPEPHLTLGAVRHSDASFLTVVLQDGTVDGLQLLVHDNKQQQVWVKVPAMAGALAVNVGDFLQLVSNDRFKSVVHRVVSNSAGPRVSVVCFFRANMATLCGPVVVDGSGPPRYRTVKAEELFGSSRTMLKSALSPQTALDYLRL